A window of the Streptomyces griseochromogenes genome harbors these coding sequences:
- a CDS encoding ADP-ribosylglycohydrolase family protein: protein MTPIGDESRETGLAERVTAALVGAAVGDALGGPVEGYSPEQITDRHGGRVHGIVGPWHGDAWRTARPLAPYHKGDGHVTDDTLMTHALVRVYARVRDHLDAYAVADHLVPDLMTNPRWIPELEAEALPLQRLFLAEKWLVARLAYGHVDPREAGVGNIVNCGAAMYMAPVGLVNAADPAAAYAEALDIAGAHQSSYGREAAGVFAAAVAAACAPDASPDSVVAACLSLARDGTRTAIEKVCEVAGGHGDFESALVPLRAAIAPYDTVGPDYRAPSLGARRPSRLHSVEELPIALGMVLVADGDFRQAVLGSVNYGRDCDSIATMAGALAGALGSPVPEDWAKAVAEASRLDLWEPARTLTEVTREIFERDVNRRRAHERAFTALGGTPCSD, encoded by the coding sequence ATGACGCCCATAGGAGATGAATCGCGCGAGACCGGTCTGGCCGAACGGGTCACCGCGGCCCTGGTCGGAGCCGCCGTCGGCGACGCGCTCGGCGGTCCCGTGGAGGGCTACTCCCCCGAGCAGATCACCGACCGCCACGGCGGCCGCGTCCACGGCATCGTCGGACCCTGGCACGGCGACGCCTGGCGCACCGCCCGCCCCCTCGCCCCGTACCACAAGGGCGACGGACACGTCACCGACGACACCTTGATGACCCACGCGCTGGTCCGGGTCTACGCCCGCGTACGCGACCACCTCGACGCGTACGCCGTCGCCGACCACCTGGTGCCGGACCTGATGACCAACCCGCGCTGGATCCCGGAGCTCGAGGCCGAGGCGCTGCCGCTGCAGCGCCTGTTCCTCGCGGAGAAGTGGCTCGTCGCGCGGCTGGCCTACGGTCACGTGGACCCCCGGGAAGCGGGCGTCGGCAACATCGTCAACTGCGGCGCGGCGATGTACATGGCCCCCGTCGGCCTGGTCAACGCGGCCGACCCGGCCGCCGCGTACGCCGAGGCGCTCGACATCGCGGGCGCGCACCAGTCGTCGTACGGCAGGGAGGCGGCCGGGGTCTTCGCCGCGGCCGTCGCCGCCGCCTGCGCACCGGACGCGAGCCCGGACTCGGTCGTGGCCGCCTGTCTGTCCCTGGCGAGGGACGGCACGCGCACGGCGATCGAGAAGGTCTGCGAAGTGGCGGGCGGACACGGCGACTTCGAGTCGGCACTGGTCCCGCTCCGCGCGGCGATCGCCCCGTACGACACGGTCGGCCCCGACTACCGCGCCCCCTCCCTCGGTGCGCGGCGCCCCTCCCGACTGCACTCCGTCGAGGAACTCCCGATCGCCCTGGGCATGGTGCTGGTCGCGGACGGCGACTTCCGGCAGGCGGTCCTGGGCTCGGTCAACTACGGCCGTGACTGCGACTCGATCGCGACGATGGCCGGTGCCCTCGCGGGCGCCCTCGGCTCCCCCGTACCCGAGGACTGGGCGAAGGCGGTGGCGGAGGCGAGCCGCCTCGACCTGTGGGAACCGGCCCGCACACTGACCGAGGTCACCCGCGAGATCTTCGAACGGGACGTGAACCGCCGGCGCGCACACGAGCGGGCCTTCACGGCGCTCGGAGGCACGCCATGCTCCGACTGA
- a CDS encoding ADP-ribosylglycohydrolase family protein, producing MGGGPGGRGAEPPGGCGELRAAGERGTVVTRRIEGLLLGLAAGDAAGWPAARHRAARMPEWTRRLTRELDTFAEHNATTTLPVPIALNQPPEPLRLGPSDDAEWAAFAAEAVLRAGDDDVLGDLSRDRRMRTAIDLTWTAVAAEVAAAADRAPEVESAVLPLRARISVRAGLGNLAAGLRPPATGHDNPHYFDDAACVRACVLAVAHPGDPGRAADLAEFDARYTQDGDGVHGARAMAAALALALTGTDPGTCVAAALAELPAETEIGRNTRHALVLAQESESAFALVPLLEHQIVDHVYSYGIAAAETVPVALALATAARGRIAEAVPAAACLSRVADSAPALAGALTGALGGGAAVPASWRDACRTLSGCALPRLTGTDLVELAGLLEAAQRARPGG from the coding sequence GTGGGCGGAGGTCCGGGGGGCCGGGGGGCGGAGCCCCCTGGTGGGTGCGGGGAACTCCGGGCAGCCGGAGAACGAGGCACTGTCGTGACGCGCCGTATCGAGGGGCTGCTCCTCGGCCTCGCCGCGGGAGACGCCGCCGGCTGGCCCGCCGCCCGGCACCGAGCCGCCCGCATGCCCGAGTGGACCCGCAGACTCACCCGCGAGCTGGACACCTTCGCCGAGCACAACGCCACCACCACCCTCCCCGTACCGATCGCCCTCAACCAGCCCCCCGAGCCCCTGCGTCTCGGCCCCTCCGACGACGCCGAGTGGGCGGCGTTCGCCGCGGAGGCGGTCCTGCGGGCCGGCGACGACGACGTACTCGGCGACCTGAGCCGGGACCGCCGTATGCGCACCGCCATCGACCTCACCTGGACCGCCGTGGCCGCGGAGGTCGCCGCGGCGGCGGACCGCGCCCCCGAGGTCGAGTCCGCCGTCCTCCCCCTGCGCGCCCGCATCTCCGTCCGCGCCGGCCTCGGCAACCTTGCCGCCGGCCTGCGCCCGCCTGCCACCGGCCACGACAACCCGCACTACTTCGACGACGCGGCCTGTGTCCGCGCCTGCGTCCTCGCCGTCGCCCACCCCGGCGACCCCGGACGCGCCGCCGACCTCGCCGAGTTCGACGCCCGCTACACCCAGGACGGCGACGGCGTGCACGGCGCCCGGGCGATGGCGGCGGCCCTCGCGCTCGCCCTCACCGGGACCGACCCGGGCACCTGCGTCGCGGCCGCGCTCGCCGAACTCCCCGCCGAGACGGAGATCGGCCGCAACACCCGCCACGCCCTCGTCCTGGCCCAGGAGAGCGAGTCGGCCTTCGCCCTCGTCCCGCTCCTGGAACACCAGATCGTCGACCACGTCTACAGCTACGGCATCGCCGCCGCCGAGACCGTACCCGTCGCCCTCGCCCTGGCCACGGCCGCGCGGGGCCGTATCGCCGAGGCCGTCCCCGCCGCCGCCTGCCTGTCCCGGGTCGCCGACTCCGCCCCGGCCCTCGCGGGCGCGCTCACCGGCGCCCTGGGCGGCGGCGCGGCCGTCCCGGCCTCCTGGCGGGACGCCTGCCGCACCCTGTCCGGCTGCGCCCTGCCCCGCCTCACCGGCACCGATCTGGTGGAACTCGCCGGACTCCTGGAAGCCGCACAACGGGCCCGACCAGGAGGATGA
- a CDS encoding CaiB/BaiF CoA transferase family protein translates to MSTTTQTTARTRPHHQPLDGLRVLDLATLFAGPMAATLLGDFGAEVIKVEHPVRPDPSRGHGPAKHGVGLWWKVLGRNKRAITLDLSKPGGRATLLRLAATADVVIENFRPGTLEKWGLGWAELSAANPRLILARVTAFGQFGPYAHRPGFGTLAEALSGFAALTGEPDAPPTLPPFGLADSVAALTTAYAVLTALAARDRTGAGQVVDMAIIEPILAVLGPQPTWYDQLGHVQERTGNRSANNAPRNTYRTADGTWVAVSTSAQSVAERVIRLVGRPELIEEPWFATGAERAAHADVLDEAVGSWIAARTRAEVLAAFERAEAAVAPVQDVRDVMADPQYRALDTVTTVADPELGPLRMQNVLFRLSATPGAIRWAGRPHGADTDAVLTELGLTPARLRALREEGAV, encoded by the coding sequence ATGAGCACGACCACGCAGACGACCGCGCGTACGCGCCCGCACCACCAGCCTCTGGACGGCCTGCGGGTCCTCGACCTGGCGACCCTCTTCGCCGGACCCATGGCGGCCACCCTGCTCGGTGACTTCGGCGCCGAGGTGATCAAGGTCGAGCATCCGGTCCGGCCCGACCCGTCCCGGGGCCACGGCCCGGCCAAGCACGGCGTCGGGCTGTGGTGGAAGGTGCTCGGCCGCAACAAGCGCGCCATCACCCTCGACCTGTCCAAGCCCGGCGGCCGCGCCACCCTGCTCCGGCTCGCCGCGACCGCCGACGTGGTGATCGAGAACTTCCGCCCCGGCACCCTGGAGAAGTGGGGCCTGGGCTGGGCGGAGCTGTCCGCCGCCAACCCGCGGCTGATCTTGGCCAGGGTCACGGCCTTCGGCCAGTTCGGCCCGTACGCGCACCGGCCCGGCTTCGGCACGCTCGCCGAGGCGCTGAGCGGTTTCGCGGCCCTCACCGGCGAACCGGACGCGCCACCGACGCTCCCTCCCTTCGGTCTCGCGGACTCGGTCGCGGCCCTGACGACGGCGTACGCCGTGCTGACGGCCCTGGCCGCCCGTGACCGGACCGGCGCCGGGCAGGTCGTGGACATGGCGATCATCGAGCCGATCCTCGCCGTCCTCGGCCCCCAGCCCACCTGGTACGACCAGCTCGGCCACGTCCAGGAACGCACCGGCAACCGGTCCGCGAACAACGCCCCGCGCAACACCTACCGCACCGCCGACGGCACCTGGGTCGCCGTCTCCACCTCCGCGCAGTCGGTGGCGGAGCGGGTGATACGGCTGGTGGGCCGGCCGGAGCTGATCGAGGAGCCGTGGTTCGCCACGGGCGCGGAGCGTGCCGCGCACGCCGATGTGCTGGACGAGGCGGTGGGCTCCTGGATCGCGGCCCGCACCCGCGCCGAGGTGCTCGCGGCCTTCGAGCGGGCGGAGGCGGCCGTCGCCCCGGTCCAGGACGTACGGGACGTGATGGCGGACCCCCAGTACCGGGCCCTGGACACGGTCACCACCGTCGCCGACCCGGAGCTGGGCCCGCTGCGCATGCAGAACGTCCTCTTCCGGCTGTCCGCCACACCCGGCGCGATCCGCTGGGCCGGGCGCCCGCACGGCGCCGACACCGACGCGGTGCTCACCGAGCTCGGCCTCACCCCGGCCCGCCTGCGAGCCCTGCGCGAGGAGGGCGCCGTATGA
- a CDS encoding HpcH/HpaI aldolase/citrate lyase family protein, whose protein sequence is MTPLPLTWLYVPGDRPHVVTKALAAGADVVVIDLEDAVAPDRKEYARAATAERLREPQPVPVHVRVNALDGPWASADLGSLTALPGVSGLRLPKVTSPDEIRQVAVTTPLPLYALLESALGIEHAYAIATAHPSLRGVSLGEADLRADLGVRAEAGLDWPRSRVVVAARAAGLAPPPQSVHPDIRDLDGLAASCAHGRALGFLGRAAIHPRQLPVIQRAYLPTPAEIEEAETIVKAAASNEGAQALPDGRFIDAAVVAMAQRTLSSARRG, encoded by the coding sequence ATGACGCCGCTGCCGCTCACCTGGCTCTACGTCCCCGGCGACCGCCCGCACGTGGTGACCAAGGCGCTGGCCGCGGGCGCCGACGTGGTGGTGATCGACCTGGAGGACGCGGTCGCCCCCGACCGCAAGGAGTACGCCCGCGCGGCCACCGCCGAACGCCTCCGTGAGCCGCAGCCGGTCCCGGTCCACGTCCGCGTCAACGCCCTGGACGGACCCTGGGCGTCCGCGGACCTCGGGTCTCTGACCGCACTGCCGGGAGTGTCCGGACTACGGCTGCCGAAGGTGACCTCCCCGGACGAGATCAGGCAGGTCGCCGTGACCACCCCGCTCCCTCTGTACGCCCTCCTGGAGTCGGCCCTCGGCATCGAGCACGCCTACGCGATCGCCACCGCCCACCCGTCCCTGCGGGGCGTCTCCCTCGGCGAGGCCGATCTACGGGCCGACCTGGGCGTACGGGCCGAGGCCGGCCTCGACTGGCCGCGCTCCCGGGTGGTCGTCGCCGCCCGCGCGGCAGGGCTGGCCCCGCCGCCCCAGTCCGTCCATCCCGACATCCGCGACCTGGACGGCCTCGCCGCCTCCTGCGCCCACGGCCGCGCCCTCGGCTTCCTGGGCCGCGCGGCGATCCACCCGCGCCAGCTGCCGGTGATCCAGCGGGCCTACCTCCCCACGCCCGCGGAGATCGAGGAGGCGGAGACGATCGTCAAGGCAGCGGCGTCGAACGAGGGTGCCCAGGCCCTCCCCGACGGCCGCTTCATCGACGCGGCGGTGGTGGCGATGGCCCAGCGGACCCTGTCCTCGGCGCGCCGGGGATGA
- the lgt gene encoding prolipoprotein diacylglyceryl transferase, translating to MNLAYIPSPSHGVLYLGPIPLRGYAFCIIIGVFVAVWLGNKRWIARGGRTGTVADIAVWAVPFGLVGGRLYHVITDYELYFSEGRDWVDAFKVWEGGLGIWGAIALGALGAWIGARRRGIPMPAYADAVAPGIAFAQAIGRWGNWFNQELYGRETHVPWALHITSSEGGRVPGYYHPTFLYESLWCLGVGFLVLWADRRFKLGHGRAFALYVAAYCVGRGWIEYMRVDDAHHILGLRLNDWTALIVFLLAVTYIVVSSKKRPGREAVVEPLGAAEAPAAESEPESQDSGTSEVESGESEEAPKESDASPKDEAESAPKKS from the coding sequence ATGAACCTTGCCTACATTCCCAGCCCGTCGCACGGGGTGCTCTACCTCGGGCCCATTCCGTTGCGCGGTTACGCCTTCTGCATCATCATCGGCGTCTTCGTCGCCGTCTGGCTCGGCAACAAGCGCTGGATCGCCCGGGGCGGGCGGACCGGCACGGTCGCCGACATCGCGGTCTGGGCCGTCCCCTTCGGTCTCGTCGGCGGCCGGCTCTACCACGTGATCACGGACTACGAGCTGTACTTCAGCGAGGGCCGTGACTGGGTGGACGCCTTCAAGGTGTGGGAGGGCGGCCTGGGCATCTGGGGCGCGATCGCCCTGGGCGCGCTCGGCGCGTGGATCGGCGCGCGGCGCCGGGGCATCCCGATGCCCGCGTACGCCGACGCCGTGGCTCCCGGCATCGCCTTCGCGCAGGCCATCGGCCGCTGGGGCAACTGGTTCAACCAGGAGCTGTACGGGCGCGAGACGCATGTGCCCTGGGCGCTGCACATCACCTCCTCCGAGGGCGGCCGGGTGCCGGGCTACTACCACCCGACCTTCCTGTACGAGTCGCTGTGGTGCCTCGGCGTCGGATTCCTCGTCCTCTGGGCCGACCGCCGCTTCAAGCTGGGTCACGGCCGGGCGTTCGCCCTGTACGTCGCCGCGTACTGCGTGGGCCGCGGCTGGATCGAGTACATGCGCGTCGACGACGCCCACCACATCCTGGGCCTCCGCCTCAACGACTGGACCGCGCTGATCGTGTTCCTGCTGGCGGTGACGTACATCGTGGTGTCGTCGAAGAAGCGGCCGGGCCGGGAAGCGGTCGTCGAACCGCTCGGGGCCGCCGAGGCGCCCGCCGCGGAGAGCGAGCCCGAGTCGCAGGACTCCGGCACCTCGGAGGTCGAGTCGGGCGAGTCGGAAGAGGCGCCGAAGGAGTCGGACGCGTCACCGAAGGACGAGGCGGAGTCCGCGCCGAAGAAGAGCTGA
- a CDS encoding ADP-ribosylglycohydrolase family protein, translated as MLRLTWVQPEDLLGHELHQARLDGREPSRIEARWRAAGGLDAPDRAGASPARVSRYLRLLAEDLLDELADLPSTLTEDEPTDLARIRALCPDWPKPPAGPRPAPAPLALEAAWLGRAIGCLLGKPVEKLPLDGIRALARSADNWPLSTWFTARGVPEYLLARHPWNRRSARTSLAENIDGMPEDDDLDYPLLNLLLLKRHGKAFTTTDVARLWLEELPPGRAFTAERVAFRNLLSGIEPPHTARHRNPFREWIGALIRADVHGWTNPGDPAAAAAQAYRDAVLTHTANGVYAAMFTAATLASAATGTDDVHACLRTGRGVVPPRSRLARAIDHALRLAARHRDFDDVVDELHAAYGPTHHWVHALPNTALIVAALTHADGDFTGSICRAVSGGWDTDSNGATAGSVCGLLAGSPSALPEHWRAPLKNRLATTVAGFDGTGFDTLAHLTHLEAIRP; from the coding sequence ATGCTCCGACTGACCTGGGTCCAGCCGGAGGACCTCCTGGGCCACGAACTCCACCAGGCCCGCCTGGACGGCCGCGAGCCGTCGAGGATCGAGGCACGATGGCGCGCGGCCGGAGGCCTGGACGCCCCCGACCGGGCGGGCGCCTCACCCGCACGGGTCTCCCGCTATCTGCGCCTGCTGGCAGAGGACCTGCTCGACGAACTCGCCGATCTGCCCAGCACGTTGACCGAGGACGAGCCGACGGACCTGGCGAGGATCAGGGCACTGTGCCCGGACTGGCCGAAGCCGCCCGCGGGCCCCCGCCCGGCCCCCGCCCCGCTCGCCCTCGAAGCGGCCTGGCTGGGCCGGGCCATCGGCTGTCTGCTCGGCAAGCCCGTGGAGAAGCTCCCGCTGGACGGCATCCGCGCCCTCGCCCGATCGGCCGACAACTGGCCGCTGTCCACCTGGTTCACGGCGCGGGGCGTCCCCGAGTACCTGCTGGCCCGCCACCCCTGGAACCGCCGCTCGGCCCGGACCTCCCTCGCCGAGAACATCGACGGCATGCCCGAGGACGACGACCTCGACTACCCCCTCCTCAACCTGCTCCTGCTCAAGCGCCACGGGAAGGCCTTCACCACCACCGACGTGGCGAGGCTCTGGCTCGAAGAACTCCCGCCCGGCCGCGCCTTCACCGCCGAGCGCGTCGCCTTCCGCAACCTCCTCTCCGGTATCGAGCCCCCGCACACCGCCCGCCACCGCAACCCGTTCCGCGAATGGATCGGCGCCCTGATCCGCGCCGACGTCCATGGCTGGACCAACCCGGGCGACCCCGCGGCCGCCGCCGCGCAGGCGTACCGCGACGCGGTCCTCACCCACACCGCCAACGGCGTCTACGCGGCGATGTTCACGGCCGCCACCCTGGCCTCGGCGGCCACCGGCACCGACGACGTCCACGCCTGCCTGCGCACCGGCCGCGGTGTGGTCCCGCCCCGCTCCCGCCTGGCGAGGGCGATCGACCACGCCCTCCGGCTGGCCGCGCGCCACCGGGACTTCGACGACGTCGTGGACGAACTCCACGCCGCCTACGGCCCCACCCACCACTGGGTCCACGCCCTGCCCAACACCGCGCTGATCGTCGCCGCGCTCACCCACGCGGACGGCGACTTCACCGGCTCGATCTGCCGTGCCGTGTCGGGCGGCTGGGACACCGATTCCAACGGCGCGACCGCGGGCAGCGTCTGCGGCCTCCTCGCCGGTTCCCCGAGCGCGCTCCCCGAGCACTGGCGGGCCCCGCTGAAGAACCGGCTCGCCACCACCGTCGCCGGCTTCGACGGCACCGGCTTCGACACCCTCGCCCACCTCACCCACCTGGAGGCGATCCGCCCATGA
- the trpB gene encoding tryptophan synthase subunit beta, with product MPSQFFIPDPTGQVPSAEGYFGAFGGKFIPEALVAAVDEVAVEYDKAKADPEFARELDDLLMNYTGRPSALTEVPRFAEHAGGARVFLKREDLNHTGSHKINNVLGQALLTKRMGKTRVIAETGAGQHGVATATACALFGLDCTIYMGEIDTRRQALNVARMRMLGAEVVAVKSGSRTLKDAINEAFRDWVANVDHTHYLFGTVAGPHPFPAMVRDFHRVIGVEARRQLLERAGRLPDAAVACVGGGSNAIGLFHAFIPDEGVRLIGCEPAGHGIETGEHAATLTAGEPGILHGSRSYVLQDEEGQITEPYSISAGLDYPGIGPEHSYLKDTGRGEYRAVTDDAAMQALRLLSRTEGIIPAIESAHALAGALEVGKELGKDGLIVINLSGRGDKDMDTAARYFGLYDTDAEVAANEADTAEIEGDAK from the coding sequence ATGCCCAGCCAGTTCTTCATCCCTGACCCCACCGGCCAGGTGCCCAGCGCCGAGGGCTACTTCGGCGCGTTCGGCGGAAAGTTCATCCCGGAGGCCCTCGTCGCCGCCGTGGACGAGGTCGCCGTCGAGTACGACAAGGCGAAGGCCGACCCCGAGTTCGCCCGTGAACTCGACGACCTGCTCATGAACTACACCGGCCGCCCCAGCGCCCTCACCGAGGTGCCGAGGTTCGCCGAACACGCCGGCGGCGCCCGCGTCTTCCTCAAGCGGGAGGACCTCAACCACACCGGCTCCCACAAGATCAACAACGTCCTCGGCCAGGCCCTGCTCACCAAGCGCATGGGCAAGACCCGGGTCATCGCGGAGACCGGCGCCGGCCAGCACGGCGTAGCGACCGCCACCGCCTGTGCCCTGTTCGGCCTCGACTGCACCATCTACATGGGCGAGATCGACACCCGGCGCCAGGCCCTCAACGTGGCTCGCATGCGCATGCTCGGCGCCGAGGTCGTCGCCGTGAAGTCCGGCAGCCGTACGCTCAAGGACGCCATCAACGAGGCGTTCCGGGACTGGGTGGCGAACGTCGACCACACCCACTACCTGTTCGGTACGGTCGCCGGCCCGCACCCCTTCCCGGCCATGGTCCGCGACTTCCACCGCGTCATCGGCGTCGAGGCGCGTCGGCAGCTCCTGGAGCGCGCCGGGCGGCTTCCCGACGCCGCCGTCGCCTGCGTGGGCGGCGGCTCCAACGCCATCGGCCTCTTCCACGCCTTCATCCCCGACGAGGGCGTCCGGCTCATCGGATGCGAGCCCGCCGGGCACGGCATCGAGACCGGCGAGCACGCGGCGACCCTGACCGCGGGCGAGCCCGGCATCCTGCACGGCTCCCGCTCCTACGTCCTGCAGGACGAGGAGGGCCAGATCACCGAGCCGTACTCCATCTCGGCCGGTCTGGACTACCCGGGCATCGGGCCCGAGCACTCTTACCTCAAGGACACCGGCCGCGGCGAGTACCGCGCGGTCACCGACGACGCCGCCATGCAGGCCCTGCGCCTGCTGTCGCGCACCGAGGGCATCATCCCGGCCATCGAGAGCGCCCACGCCCTCGCCGGTGCCCTGGAGGTCGGCAAGGAGCTGGGCAAGGACGGGCTGATCGTGATCAACCTGTCCGGCCGCGGCGACAAGGACATGGACACCGCGGCGCGCTACTTCGGCCTCTACGACACCGACGCCGAGGTGGCCGCCAACGAAGCCGACACCGCCGAGATCGAGGGGGACGCCAAGTGA
- a CDS encoding DsbA family protein, which produces MSEKNRDGKRAARERLAVEREKQKAADKRRRTLIVGASIVCVLGLAAVVGVIAANAGKEKGSSAGPVVAPSGAQGKDSLAIPVGKDGAKSTLTVWEDFRCPACQAFETRYRPTLHELVDSGKVRIEYHLVRLIDGNLGGTGSLRAANAAACAQDAGKFRDFHDVLYANQPEETDDAFAGNDKLIQLAGKVKGLDTPAFRKCVEDGTHDSWVNKSHKAMQAAKLSSTPTVLLDGKNIYQDPTLTPDKLKQMVEQAHQG; this is translated from the coding sequence GTGAGCGAGAAGAACCGTGACGGAAAGCGCGCCGCCCGGGAGCGGCTGGCGGTCGAGCGCGAGAAGCAGAAGGCCGCGGACAAGCGACGGCGCACGCTGATCGTGGGCGCGAGCATCGTCTGCGTCCTCGGCCTCGCAGCGGTGGTCGGCGTGATCGCCGCGAACGCGGGCAAGGAGAAGGGGAGCAGCGCGGGGCCCGTCGTGGCGCCCTCCGGCGCCCAGGGCAAGGACAGCCTCGCGATCCCGGTCGGCAAGGACGGCGCCAAGTCGACGCTCACGGTCTGGGAGGACTTCCGCTGCCCGGCCTGCCAGGCCTTCGAGACGAGGTACCGGCCGACGCTCCACGAGTTGGTGGACTCGGGCAAGGTCAGAATCGAGTACCACCTGGTCCGGCTGATCGACGGCAACCTCGGCGGCACCGGTTCCCTGCGCGCGGCCAACGCCGCGGCCTGCGCCCAGGACGCCGGAAAGTTCCGTGACTTCCACGACGTGCTGTACGCGAACCAGCCTGAGGAGACCGACGACGCCTTCGCGGGCAACGACAAGCTGATCCAGCTGGCCGGCAAGGTGAAGGGCCTGGACACCCCCGCGTTCCGCAAGTGCGTCGAGGACGGCACCCACGACAGCTGGGTGAACAAGTCCCACAAGGCCATGCAGGCCGCCAAGCTCTCCAGCACGCCGACCGTCCTGCTGGACGGGAAGAACATCTACCAGGACCCGACGCTGACGCCGGACAAGCTGAAGCAGATGGTGGAGCAGGCGCACCAGGGGTAA
- the rbsK gene encoding ribokinase — MTHIAVLGSSNMDLVTYVTKAPQRGETVTGRDFRTTPGGKGANQAIAAARAGATVSMIGAVGNDAFGLRLRDTLEHSGVDTDFLRTIEGPSGTAHIVVDDEGGNSIVVIPGANGTVDHLAPGDEEVIASADALLLQLEIPLAAVVAGAQAAHRHGVRTILTPAPAQPLPPELLAATDLLIPNEYEAVTLTGRTDPGEAAAALLDLVPEVLVTLGPTGSLYLARGAERLVVPAPRVKAVDSTGAGDTFVGALAVALAEEKPVREALSWAAAAAALSVQREGASASMPYRPEIEAQYTA, encoded by the coding sequence ATGACCCACATCGCCGTCCTCGGCAGCTCGAACATGGACCTCGTCACCTACGTCACCAAGGCACCGCAGCGCGGCGAGACCGTGACGGGCCGGGACTTCCGTACGACCCCCGGCGGCAAGGGCGCCAACCAGGCGATCGCCGCCGCCCGCGCCGGCGCCACGGTCTCGATGATCGGCGCGGTCGGCAACGACGCCTTCGGCCTGCGCCTGCGCGACACCCTCGAACACTCGGGCGTGGACACCGACTTCCTGCGCACGATCGAGGGCCCGTCCGGCACCGCGCACATCGTGGTGGACGACGAGGGCGGCAACTCCATCGTCGTCATCCCGGGCGCCAACGGCACCGTCGACCACCTCGCCCCGGGCGACGAGGAAGTGATCGCCTCCGCCGACGCCCTGCTGCTCCAGCTGGAGATCCCGCTGGCCGCGGTCGTCGCGGGCGCGCAGGCGGCCCACCGGCACGGTGTCCGTACAATCCTCACCCCGGCCCCCGCCCAGCCGCTCCCCCCCGAACTCCTCGCCGCGACCGACCTGTTGATCCCGAACGAGTACGAGGCGGTCACCCTCACCGGCCGCACCGACCCGGGCGAGGCGGCCGCCGCCCTGCTGGACCTGGTCCCGGAGGTCCTCGTCACGCTCGGCCCGACCGGCAGCCTGTATCTGGCCCGGGGCGCCGAACGGCTGGTGGTGCCCGCGCCCCGGGTGAAGGCCGTGGACTCCACCGGCGCGGGCGACACCTTCGTCGGCGCGCTCGCGGTGGCCCTCGCCGAGGAGAAGCCGGTACGCGAGGCCCTGTCCTGGGCGGCGGCCGCGGCGGCCCTGTCCGTGCAGCGGGAGGGAGCGTCGGCGTCGATGCCGTACCGCCCGGAGATCGAGGCCCAGTACACCGCATGA
- the trpA gene encoding tryptophan synthase subunit alpha: MSGAAFVGGKSRLLTDTLAGAKAEGRAALIAYLPAGFPTVDGGIEAIKAALDGGADVVEVGLPHSDPVLDGPVIQTADDIALRGGVKIADVMRTVREAHAATGKPVLVMTYWNPIDRYGVERFTTELAEAGGAGCILPDLPVQESALWREHADKHGLATVFVVAPSSKDERLGQITAAGSGFVYAASLMGVTGTRESVGTQAQDLVERTRATGTPLPVCVGLGVSNAAQAAEVAGFADGVIVGSAFVKRMLDAPDHAAGLEAVRTLAGELAQGVRGQA, translated from the coding sequence GTGAGCGGCGCTGCATTTGTCGGCGGAAAGAGCCGGCTGTTGACCGACACCCTCGCCGGTGCGAAGGCCGAGGGCCGCGCCGCCCTCATCGCCTACCTCCCGGCCGGGTTCCCGACCGTGGACGGCGGCATCGAGGCGATCAAGGCCGCCCTGGACGGCGGCGCCGACGTCGTCGAGGTCGGGCTGCCGCACAGCGACCCCGTCCTCGACGGTCCGGTCATCCAGACCGCCGACGACATCGCCCTGCGGGGCGGTGTGAAGATCGCCGACGTCATGCGCACGGTCCGCGAGGCCCACGCGGCCACCGGCAAGCCGGTGCTCGTCATGACGTACTGGAACCCCATCGACCGCTACGGCGTCGAGCGCTTCACCACCGAGCTGGCCGAGGCGGGCGGCGCGGGCTGCATCCTGCCCGACCTGCCGGTCCAGGAGTCGGCGCTGTGGCGGGAGCACGCCGACAAGCACGGTCTGGCGACCGTCTTCGTCGTCGCGCCCAGCAGCAAGGACGAGCGGCTCGGCCAGATCACCGCGGCGGGCAGCGGCTTCGTCTACGCGGCCTCGCTGATGGGTGTCACCGGCACCCGCGAGTCCGTCGGTACGCAGGCCCAGGACCTGGTCGAGCGCACCCGCGCCACCGGCACACCGCTGCCCGTGTGCGTCGGGCTCGGCGTCTCCAACGCGGCCCAGGCCGCCGAGGTCGCCGGATTCGCCGACGGCGTCATCGTCGGTTCGGCGTTCGTGAAGCGGATGCTGGACGCCCCGGACCACGCCGCGGGCCTCGAAGCGGTCCGTACGCTCGCCGGTGAGCTGGCGCAGGGTGTGCGCGGACAGGCGTGA